One Bacillus amyloliquefaciens DSM 7 = ATCC 23350 DNA window includes the following coding sequences:
- a CDS encoding glycoside hydrolase family 30 beta sandwich domain-containing protein — MMSGVKKPICLLLACFTMLSVLLMGPGAAEVLAASDVTVNVSAEKQVIRGFGGMNHPAWVGDLTAAQRETAFGNGQNQLGFSILRIHVDENRNNWYKEVETAKSAIKHGAIVFASPWNPPNDMVETFNHNGDTSAKRLRYDKYAAYAQHLNDFVTFMKNNGVNLYAISMQNEPDYAHEWTWWTPQEILRFMRENASSINARVIAPESFQYLKNISDPILNDPQALRNMDILGTHLYGTQVSQFPYPLFKQKGAGKDLWMTEVYYPNSDNNSADRWPEALDVSQHIHNSMTEGDFQAYVWWYIRRSYGPMKEDGTISKRGYNMAHFSKFVRPGYVRIDATKNPNPNVYVSAYKGDNKVVIVAINKTNTGVNQNFVLQNGSASQVSRWVTSSSSNLQPGTDLNVTDNHFWAHLPAQSVTTFVVKR; from the coding sequence ATGATGTCGGGCGTAAAAAAACCAATTTGTCTATTATTGGCATGTTTCACTATGCTGTCAGTACTGTTAATGGGCCCAGGCGCTGCTGAGGTCTTGGCGGCAAGTGATGTAACAGTTAATGTATCTGCAGAAAAACAAGTGATTCGCGGTTTCGGGGGAATGAACCACCCTGCTTGGGTTGGAGATTTGACAGCTGCTCAAAGAGAAACTGCATTTGGCAATGGACAGAATCAGTTAGGCTTTTCGATCTTAAGAATTCATGTGGATGAAAATAGAAATAATTGGTACAAAGAGGTAGAGACTGCAAAGAGTGCGATCAAACATGGAGCAATCGTTTTTGCTTCCCCTTGGAATCCGCCAAATGATATGGTTGAGACTTTCAATCATAATGGTGACACTTCAGCTAAGCGGCTGAGATACGATAAGTACGCCGCATACGCGCAGCATCTTAACGATTTTGTTACCTTCATGAAGAATAATGGTGTGAATCTTTATGCGATTTCTATGCAAAACGAGCCTGATTACGCACACGAATGGACATGGTGGACGCCGCAAGAAATACTTCGATTCATGAGAGAAAATGCCAGTTCCATTAATGCCCGCGTGATTGCGCCAGAATCATTTCAATACTTGAAAAATATATCGGACCCCATTTTGAACGATCCGCAGGCGCTTAGGAATATGGATATTCTCGGAACCCACCTGTACGGTACGCAGGTCAGTCAGTTTCCTTATCCTCTTTTCAAACAAAAAGGAGCGGGGAAGGACCTTTGGATGACGGAAGTATACTATCCGAACAGTGATAACAACTCGGCGGATCGATGGCCCGAGGCCTTGGATGTTTCACAGCATATTCACAATTCGATGACAGAAGGGGATTTTCAAGCTTATGTTTGGTGGTACATCCGAAGATCATACGGTCCTATGAAAGAAGATGGCACGATCAGCAAACGAGGCTACAATATGGCTCATTTCTCAAAGTTTGTGCGCCCCGGCTATGTAAGGATTGATGCAACGAAAAACCCTAATCCGAATGTTTACGTGTCAGCCTATAAAGGTGACAACAAAGTCGTGATTGTGGCCATTAACAAAACCAATACAGGGGTCAACCAAAACTTTGTATTGCAGAACGGATCTGCTTCACAAGTGTCCAGATGGGTCACGAGCAGCAGCAGCAATCTTCAACCCGGAACAGACCTCAATGTAACCGACAATCATTTCTGGGCTCATCTTCCAGCTCAAAGCGTGACAACATTTGTTGTAAAGCGTTAA
- a CDS encoding glycoside hydrolase family 43 protein — MMKKCSVCLLILDLLLSCLPGEYANAVSTPIAKQAGNSNPLIDHHLGADPFALTYNGRVYIYMSSDDYEYNSNGTIKDNSFANLNKVFVISSADMVNWTDHGAIPVAGANGANGGRGIAKWAGASWAPSIAVKKINGKDKFFLYFANSGGGIGVLTADSPTGPWTDPIEKALVTPSTPGMSGVVWLFDPAVFVDDDGTGYLYAGGGVPGGSNPTQGQWANPKTARVMKLGPDMTSVVGSASTIDAPFMFEDSGMHKYNGKYYYSYCFNFGGAHPADKPPGEIGYMTGSSPMGPFTYRGHFLKNPGSFFGGGGNNHHAVFNFKNEWYVVYHTQTVSSALFGAGKGYRSPHINKLVHNPDGSIQEVAANYTGVTQLSNLNPYNRVEAETFAWNGRILTENSSAPGGPVNNQHITNIHNGDWIAVGNADFGSGGARAFKANVASALGGKIEVRLDSVNGKLAGTLNVPSTGGTQNWREIETAVSGATGVHNVFFVFTGTGTGNLFNFDYWQFTQR; from the coding sequence CTGATGAAAAAGTGCAGCGTATGTTTATTGATTCTTGATTTATTATTGAGCTGTTTACCTGGGGAATATGCGAATGCGGTAAGCACTCCAATTGCAAAACAAGCAGGGAATTCAAACCCGCTTATCGACCATCATTTGGGAGCAGATCCGTTTGCGCTGACCTATAACGGAAGAGTCTATATTTATATGTCAAGTGATGACTATGAATATAATAGCAACGGAACGATTAAAGATAATTCATTTGCCAATTTAAATAAAGTATTCGTCATTTCTTCAGCGGATATGGTGAACTGGACAGACCACGGAGCCATTCCAGTAGCAGGTGCTAATGGAGCTAATGGCGGCCGTGGGATAGCAAAATGGGCAGGGGCGTCATGGGCACCATCAATCGCAGTTAAAAAAATCAATGGCAAGGATAAATTCTTCCTTTATTTCGCAAACAGCGGCGGAGGCATCGGTGTTCTCACCGCAGACAGCCCGACCGGCCCATGGACAGATCCGATCGAAAAAGCGCTGGTAACGCCAAGTACACCAGGAATGTCCGGTGTTGTATGGCTTTTTGATCCGGCAGTGTTCGTAGATGATGATGGTACTGGTTACCTATATGCCGGCGGAGGCGTTCCAGGCGGTTCAAATCCCACACAGGGGCAATGGGCCAATCCTAAAACAGCAAGAGTCATGAAATTAGGGCCTGATATGACCAGTGTTGTCGGAAGTGCGTCTACGATTGATGCGCCTTTTATGTTTGAAGATTCGGGAATGCATAAGTACAACGGAAAATATTACTATTCCTATTGCTTCAATTTCGGAGGCGCGCACCCGGCCGATAAACCTCCAGGTGAGATTGGCTACATGACCGGCTCAAGTCCCATGGGTCCCTTTACGTATAGAGGGCACTTCCTGAAAAATCCGGGATCATTTTTCGGAGGCGGCGGAAACAACCACCATGCTGTTTTCAATTTTAAAAACGAGTGGTATGTGGTGTATCATACTCAAACTGTCAGCTCCGCTCTGTTCGGAGCCGGGAAAGGATACCGTTCGCCCCATATTAATAAGCTGGTGCATAATCCAGACGGATCTATTCAAGAGGTAGCGGCAAATTATACAGGCGTAACACAGCTTTCTAATTTGAATCCATATAACCGGGTAGAAGCTGAAACGTTTGCTTGGAATGGACGGATTTTGACCGAGAATTCCTCTGCACCCGGCGGGCCGGTAAATAATCAACATATAACAAACATTCATAACGGAGACTGGATTGCTGTAGGGAATGCAGACTTCGGGTCAGGCGGTGCCAGGGCGTTCAAAGCAAATGTAGCATCCGCTCTTGGCGGGAAAATAGAAGTGCGGCTTGACAGTGTAAACGGAAAGCTTGCAGGAACACTGAATGTCCCTTCCACAGGCGGAACGCAAAATTGGAGAGAAATAGAAACTGCGGTAAGCGGGGCAACCGGTGTACACAACGTATTCTTTGTATTTACCGGAACAGGTACAGGAAACTTGTTTAATTTTGATTACTGGCAGTTTACGCAAAGATAA